The following proteins are encoded in a genomic region of Phragmites australis chromosome 9, lpPhrAust1.1, whole genome shotgun sequence:
- the LOC133929454 gene encoding protein phosphatase 2C 51-like: MRDTSTARDEGPVCKVVAGDGKVAGLAASVRRRRRRRRLLELRRLGQDASAAAENEAAKTIQSGTGTDRSSAETDPGMGWPASLSHGAVSVIGRRREMEDAVAVARTFLASADDGGGSKDGCGGEEDFFAVYDGHGGARVAEACKERMHVVLAEEVGLRRHVGGDVRWKEAMVASFARVDGEVTGGFAQAKADVDAESPFRTVGSTAVVAVVGHRRIVVANCGDSRAVLSRGGVAVPLSTDHKPDRPDELERVEAAGGRVINWNGYRVLGVLATSRSIGDYYLKPYVSAEPEVTVMDRTDQDEFLILASDGLWDVVSNEVACKIVRNCLNGRAASMFPESVAGRTAADAAALLMELAMSRGSMDNISVVVVELRRLKGSS, translated from the exons ATGAGGGATACGAGCACGGCGAGAGATGAGGGCCCCGTATGCAAGGTTGTAGCCGGGGACGGGAAGGTTGCCGGCCTGGCGGCCtccgtgcgccgccgccgccgccgccgccgcctactCGAGCTCCGGCGGCTCGGGCAGgacgcgtcggcggcggcggagaacGAAGCGGCGAAGACGATTCAGTCGGGTACGGGGACGGACAGATCGTCGGCGGAGACGGATCCCGGGATGGGCTGGCCGGCGTCCCTGTCGCACGGCGCGGTGTCGGTGATCGGACGGCGGAGGGAGATGGAggacgccgtcgccgtcgcgcgGACGTTCCTGGCCTCGGCGGACGATGGGGGCGGCAGCAAGGACGGgtgcggcggggaggaggactTCTTCGCGGTGTACGACGGCCACGGCGGGGCGCGAGTGGCGGAGGCGTGCAAGGAGCGGATGCACGTGGTGCTCGCGGAGGAGGTGGGCCTGCGCCGGCACGTCGGGGGCGACGTGCGCTGGAAGGAGGCGATGGTGGCCAGCTTCGCCAGGGTGGACGGCGAGGTCACCGGCGGCTTCGCGCAGGCCAAGGCCGACGTCGACGCCGAGTCGCCTTTCCGGACCGTGGGCTCCACCGCCGTGGTGGCCGTCGTGGGGCACCGCCGCATCGTCGTCGCCAACTGTGGGGACTCGCGAGCTGTGCTCTCCCGCGGCGGTGTCGCAGTGCCACTCTCCACTGACCACAAG CCTGATCGTCCAGATGAGTTGGAAAGGGTGGAAGCAGCCGGCGGTAGAGTCATCAACTGGAACGGGTATCGTGTCCTGGGAGTGCTGGCAACTTCGAGATCCATTG GGGACTACTACCTGAAGCCGTACGTCAGTGCCGAGCCGGAGGTGACGGTCATGGACCGGACAGACCAAGACGAGTTCCTCATACTGGCAAGCGACGGGCTGTGGGACGTGGTCTCCAACGAGGTCGCGTGCAAGATTGTCAGGAACTGCCTGAACGGGCGCGCGGCGTCCATGTTCCCCGAGTCCGTTGCAGGCCGCACGGCCGCGGACGCCGCGGCGCTCCTGATGGAGCTTGCCATGTCGCGCGGCAGCATGGACAACATCAGCGTCGTCGTTGTCGAGCTGCGGAGGCTGAAGGGGAGCAGCTAA
- the LOC133929456 gene encoding protein CHLOROPLAST VESICULATION-like — protein sequence MAISSISCCLRTPAPPKEASTRRLQPTPPTTLTPWSSGLRRACAAAAACAVMGMADGGDMVLARDSTVASRADGVVAAQAQARAPPRWSDRRQCPPWRANSLENIVPENLPRPSARRRFNSITAEERTAPALAPGAVAPFLALHSGMGCFSL from the exons ATGGCGATTTCCTCCATCAGCTGCTGCCTCAGGACTCCAGCTCCGCCCAAAGAAGCTAGCACTCGTCGTCTCCAACCCACGCCGCCAACCACGCTCACGCCGTG GTCGAGCGGGCTGCGCCGGGcgtgcgcggcggccgcggcgtgcGCCGTCATGGGGATGGCGGACGGCGGCGACATGGTTCTTGCGCGGGACAGCACGGTCGCCTCGAGGGCGGACGGCGTCGTGGCCgcgcaggcgcaggcgcgggCGCCGCCGCGGTGGAGTGACCGCAGGCAGTGCCCGCCGTGGCGGGCCAACTCGCTGGAGAACATCGTGCCGGAGAACCTGCCCCGGCCGTCGGCGCGCCGGAGGTTCAACAGCATCACGGCGGAGGAGAGGACGGCCCCGGCCCTCGCGCCCGGCGCGGTGGCGCCGTTCCTCGCGCTGCACTCCGGCATGGGCTGTTTCTCCCTCTAG